The sequence below is a genomic window from Rhodoflexus caldus.
TTTGCAGGAACGACGCACCACAAGCGGTATCGGCTACATGGAGTTTCTACCGCCTGACTACGCCACCAGTGGTAAAAGGCATCCCTTGATGATTTTTTTACACGGTATAGGCGAACGCGGTAACGGCACGACCGACTTACGCAGAGTAGTTATGTGGAATACGCCCATCCAGATGGCAGATGGCGGCAATAACATGACTTTTACCGTTAATGGACAACAGTTTTCCTACATTATTCTAGCTCCTCAGCTAACATCCAATTACGGCAGTTGGCCTGCTTCTTACATAGACCAAGTAGTGGAACACGCCAAGGCGACTTATCGGGTAGATGAGTCGCGTATCTATATTACCGGCCTGAGCCTTGGCGGCGGCGGTACATGGGACTATGCGGCTGCCTATCCTCAAAAAGTAGCGGCCATCGTTCCTATTTGCGGCGCTTCATGGCCCAACACCACGAAGGTAAACGCTTTGGCAACCAATAATATTCCCATATGGGCAACCCATGGCACGGCTGACGGTATTGTTGGCGTAGGTTCTACAACAGGTTGGGTGAGCAGCCTTAACAACCATCCGACACCTCCCACGCCTCGCCCTCGCATGACACTCTACGAGGGTGGCGACCACTATATCTGGGATAAAACCTACAATTTAGACCCTGCAATCGTAGACCCCGGTGTCCGCGACATCAATATCTATGAGTGGATGTTGCGTTACAGCAAAGACGGCGTTACGGCAAATGCCGGCCCCGACCTGACACTCACTGCACCTGTAACAAGTGTGCGACTGAACGGCTCGGCAAGTGCTCAGGGTACACAAATTGCCTCTATCCAATGGACGCAAGTAAGCGGCAGCCCTGCAATCACTATTCAACAAGGCAATACGGCCACCCCAACGCTGTTAAACGTTCCCATCGGTACATATACTTTTCGCATGACAGTTACGGGCGCTAATGGCAAAACTGCTACCGACGATGTAATAGTAAAAGTAGAACGGCTCAACTTATTACCCGTAGCCAATCCGGGCGCCAACCAGAGCATTACGTTGCCTGCAACACAGGTTGTATTTGACGGCAGACAGTCTTCCGACCCTGACGGCAGCATTACATCCTACCGATGGGAGCAGGTAGGCATCGGCAACAATTCGGAGGCCGTATTGATTAACTTCACGGGCAGCAGCCAGCAGGGATTGCCATGGAACAACACACCATCGGCGACCAATAGCGGAGCAGTGATAAACAACCTGCGCACGCAAGGCGGTCAGAGTTCACCGATAAATATCACGCTTCAATCCAATTGGGGAGGGAGCAATGAATTTGGTTCTACGGCCAACAACACGGGCGTAGTGCCTGACAACGTGATGCGTTCCTGCTTTTGGT
It includes:
- a CDS encoding carboxylesterase family protein, coding for MTKRGMIVWKMLLLAVIFIGQLFPALAQRLQERRTTSGIGYMEFLPPDYATSGKRHPLMIFLHGIGERGNGTTDLRRVVMWNTPIQMADGGNNMTFTVNGQQFSYIILAPQLTSNYGSWPASYIDQVVEHAKATYRVDESRIYITGLSLGGGGTWDYAAAYPQKVAAIVPICGASWPNTTKVNALATNNIPIWATHGTADGIVGVGSTTGWVSSLNNHPTPPTPRPRMTLYEGGDHYIWDKTYNLDPAIVDPGVRDINIYEWMLRYSKDGVTANAGPDLTLTAPVTSVRLNGSASAQGTQIASIQWTQVSGSPAITIQQGNTATPTLLNVPIGTYTFRMTVTGANGKTATDDVIVKVERLNLLPVANPGANQSITLPATQVVFDGRQSSDPDGSITSYRWEQVGIGNNSEAVLINFTGSSQQGLPWNNTPSATNSGAVINNLRTQGGQSSPINITLQSNWGGSNEFGSTANNTGVVPDNVMRSCFW